A part of Ziziphus jujuba cultivar Dongzao chromosome 8, ASM3175591v1 genomic DNA contains:
- the LOC107415004 gene encoding uncharacterized calcium-binding protein At1g02270 isoform X2, with amino-acid sequence MRKERRTTKMKGSRISRIGSYAISSSIRDHHQQPCITCTTFNILAPIYKRINLEDPSCRESDYRAYWLTRNQRILDWLLYERSSIICLQEFWVGNEELVNIYEKRLKDGGYSSFKLARTNNRGDGLLTAVRNDHFRVLHYRELLFNDCGDRVAQLLHVELATPISQFRNKDIQQEILIVNTHLLFPHDSTLCLVRLHQVYKILQHVESYQKENKLNPMPIILCGDWNGSKRGHVYKFLRSQGFVSSYDTAHQYTDADAHKWVSHRNHRGNICGVDFIWLLNPNRYRKLLKTSWSETVFSMFKCLLRRASLTEESAFAFLKADSHGDYITYSGFCGALRQLNLIGHHHGLSAEETKDLWVQADIDGNNVLDYKEFQRIWNPTGSEQRDEYGNEVRNGDSKSSQQQTIGFSVKNAVLFPPEVEKGRWPDDYSLSDHARLTVVFSPIRMPCSQLIP; translated from the exons ATGAGAAAGGAAAGGAGGACAACAAAGATGAAGGGAAGTAGAATATCAAGGATTGGGAGCTATGCAATTTCATCTTCCATTAGAGACCACCATCAACAGCCTTGCATAACGTGTACCACCTTCAACATCCTTGCCCCTATCTACAAGCGCATCAACCTTGAG GATCCAAGTTGTCGTGAAAGCGATTATAGAGCTTATTGGCTGACCAGGAACCAAAGGATATTGGATTGGTTGTTGTATGAAAGATCTTCCATCATTTGCCTTCAG GAATTCTGGGTTGGAAATGAAGAGCTTGTCAATATATATGAGAAGAGACTTAAAGATGGTGGTTATAGCAGCTTCAAGCTTGCACGAACCAACAACCGCGGTGATG GTTTACTGACCGCAGTTCGTAATGACCACTTTAGAGTTCTTCACTACAGAGAGTTGCTTTTCAATGACTGCGGAGATCGTGTAGCTCAGTTGTTACATGTGGAATTAGCTACCCCAATTTCTCAATTTCGAAACAAAGATATTCAGCAGGAGATTCTCATTGTAAACACACACTTGTTATTTCCGCACGATTCCACTTTGTGTCTAGTAAGGTTGCATCAG GTCTACAAAATCCTGCAACATGTAGAGTCGTAtcaaaaggaaaacaaattaaatccaATGCCTATCATACTCTGCGG TGACTGGAATGGAAGCAAACGCGGACATGTTTATAAGTTCCTTAGGTCGCAGGGGTTTGTCTCATCCTATGATACAGCTCATCAATATACTGATGCAGATGCACATAAG TGGGTTAGTCACCGTAACCATCGGGGGAACATATGTGGTGTTGATTTTATATGGCTTCTTAATCCTAATAGATATCGGAAACTACTAAAAACAAGTTGGAGTGAAACAGTATTTTCTATGTTCAAG TGTCTACTACGCAGAGCCTCACTGACAGAAGAATCAGCATTTGCCTTTCTCAAGGCTGATAGCCATGGTGATTACATTACCTACTCAGGTTTCTGTGGAGCACTTCGACAG CTTAATTTGATTGGCCATCACCATGGACTTAGTGCCGAAGAGACAAAGGACTTGTGGGTTCAAGCAGATATAGATGGCAATAATGTACTTGACTATAAAGAATTTCAG CGAATTTGGAATCCTACAGGATCAGAGCAACGAGACGAGTATGGCAATGAGGTTCGAAATGGTGATTCAAAGAGTAGTCAGCAACAAACAATTGGTTTTAGCGTTAAAAATGCGGTTCTCTTCCCTCCAGAAGTGGAGAAAGGAAGGTGGCCTGATGATTACTCTCTTTCAGACCATGCACGACTCACTGTGGTTTTCTCACCGATCAGAATGCCATGTTCTCAACTAATACCTTGA
- the LOC107415004 gene encoding uncharacterized calcium-binding protein At1g02270 isoform X1 has product MRKERRTTKMKGSRISRIGSYAISSSIRDHHQQPCITCTTFNILAPIYKRINLEDPSCRESDYRAYWLTRNQRILDWLLYERSSIICLQEFWVGNEELVNIYEKRLKDGGYSSFKLARTNNRGDGLLTAVRNDHFRVLHYRELLFNDCGDRVAQLLHVELATPISQFRNKDIQQEILIVNTHLLFPHDSTLCLVRLHQVYKILQHVESYQKENKLNPMPIILCGDWNGSKRGHVYKFLRSQGFVSSYDTAHQYTDADAHKWVSHRNHRGNICGVDFIWLLNPNRYRKLLKTSWSETVFSMFKCLLRRASLTEESAFAFLKADSHGDYITYSGFCGALRQLNLIGHHHGLSAEETKDLWVQADIDGNNVLDYKEFQQRIWNPTGSEQRDEYGNEVRNGDSKSSQQQTIGFSVKNAVLFPPEVEKGRWPDDYSLSDHARLTVVFSPIRMPCSQLIP; this is encoded by the exons ATGAGAAAGGAAAGGAGGACAACAAAGATGAAGGGAAGTAGAATATCAAGGATTGGGAGCTATGCAATTTCATCTTCCATTAGAGACCACCATCAACAGCCTTGCATAACGTGTACCACCTTCAACATCCTTGCCCCTATCTACAAGCGCATCAACCTTGAG GATCCAAGTTGTCGTGAAAGCGATTATAGAGCTTATTGGCTGACCAGGAACCAAAGGATATTGGATTGGTTGTTGTATGAAAGATCTTCCATCATTTGCCTTCAG GAATTCTGGGTTGGAAATGAAGAGCTTGTCAATATATATGAGAAGAGACTTAAAGATGGTGGTTATAGCAGCTTCAAGCTTGCACGAACCAACAACCGCGGTGATG GTTTACTGACCGCAGTTCGTAATGACCACTTTAGAGTTCTTCACTACAGAGAGTTGCTTTTCAATGACTGCGGAGATCGTGTAGCTCAGTTGTTACATGTGGAATTAGCTACCCCAATTTCTCAATTTCGAAACAAAGATATTCAGCAGGAGATTCTCATTGTAAACACACACTTGTTATTTCCGCACGATTCCACTTTGTGTCTAGTAAGGTTGCATCAG GTCTACAAAATCCTGCAACATGTAGAGTCGTAtcaaaaggaaaacaaattaaatccaATGCCTATCATACTCTGCGG TGACTGGAATGGAAGCAAACGCGGACATGTTTATAAGTTCCTTAGGTCGCAGGGGTTTGTCTCATCCTATGATACAGCTCATCAATATACTGATGCAGATGCACATAAG TGGGTTAGTCACCGTAACCATCGGGGGAACATATGTGGTGTTGATTTTATATGGCTTCTTAATCCTAATAGATATCGGAAACTACTAAAAACAAGTTGGAGTGAAACAGTATTTTCTATGTTCAAG TGTCTACTACGCAGAGCCTCACTGACAGAAGAATCAGCATTTGCCTTTCTCAAGGCTGATAGCCATGGTGATTACATTACCTACTCAGGTTTCTGTGGAGCACTTCGACAG CTTAATTTGATTGGCCATCACCATGGACTTAGTGCCGAAGAGACAAAGGACTTGTGGGTTCAAGCAGATATAGATGGCAATAATGTACTTGACTATAAAGAATTTCAG CAGCGAATTTGGAATCCTACAGGATCAGAGCAACGAGACGAGTATGGCAATGAGGTTCGAAATGGTGATTCAAAGAGTAGTCAGCAACAAACAATTGGTTTTAGCGTTAAAAATGCGGTTCTCTTCCCTCCAGAAGTGGAGAAAGGAAGGTGGCCTGATGATTACTCTCTTTCAGACCATGCACGACTCACTGTGGTTTTCTCACCGATCAGAATGCCATGTTCTCAACTAATACCTTGA